The following DNA comes from Fibrobacter sp. UWR4.
GACGGTAAGGATGGGGTCAACGGCACCGACGGTAAAGATGGTGTAGACGGTAAGGATGGGGTCAACGGCACCGACGGTAAAGATGGTGTAGACGGTAAGGATGGGGTCAACGGCACCGACGGTAAAGATGGTGTAGACGGTAAGGATGGGGTCAACGGCACCGACGGTAAAGATGGTGTAGACGGTAAGGATGGGGTCAACGGCACCGACGGTAAAGATGGTGTAGACGGCAAGGACGGTGTCAACGGCACCGACGGTAAAGATGGTGTAGACGGTAAGGATGGTCTGAGTTGTTCTGGTGAATATCGTGAGGACGAAAAGGGAATCGATATTTACTGTGGCAAGGATTTTGTGGGAACGATTTGGAATGGAACCGATGGTCAGGCCGGTAGCAATGGTGGTACCACTGCAAGTATTGATTTTAATAAGGCCGAACATGTGGAGATTGGCGATACCGTATGGAGTTATTCCGATTCCTTGTTGATTCGTATTAGCGATAACGATATCCTGGCTAAAAAGGAAACCGTTGAAGTTACTGTGACCAGTACCTCTGATTCCAAGGGAATTGTGCTGACTGCAGAACTTAGGGACGGTTTCTACTATGCCATGCTGTCTTCGCTCAGAAGAGTTCTGGATCCAGGACGATCAAGGTGCAGGATGGGGATAACGTGGTTATTAGCTACAAGGATGAAAACCCTGAAAGAGTCATTAAACGCAATGTAGCCTTTATCCTAGCTTCCAGGAATGAACGGGACTTCATCTCCCTGGATAAACCTTGGTATTACGGGGACAGCGCCGAAGTGGTTGTTACCGTTAATGATAAGAATGCCGAAGGAGATTCCATACAGGTATCCATGATTTTGTGCTATAACGACGGCTATGAATGTCATTATACAGAAAATGAGGGCGGCTTCGGTACCTATGACGCCCATCTCAAGCTTGCTGGTGCAGGTGGCCTTTATAAAGGAAGTTTTTTTGTTGTGAATGAAGGTAAGAATCACGATAACTACTTCTATTCTGATCCTGCGAAAATTTTGACAGTTGATGTGCGATATACCTTTAAAGATGAAAAAAAGACATTTGAAAACGTAACTGTCTACTGGAAGAAAAATGCCGATAGCCGAGTGGAGTTTGATGCGGATCGATATAACCAGGCTTCCAAGGGACATTTCTATGTCTATGACGAAGGTTGCGGTAAGGACTCCGTAGAGGTGACGATCTCCAGTAAGGTAAAAGGCGATGAAATCCGCGCTGTTGCTTACAGATATAAGGATTACTTCTATGGAGAATTCCTTATGAATGGCCTCAAGAATGATGGTGTTCTGGCCATTGATGAAAAGGACACCATTCTTATTCAGTATAAAGATGCAACGTTAGGGACTGTATCAAAGGATATGGCTAAGGCTGGATTCGCTCTTTACGCAACGGTATCTTTCGGTGATTCCCTGTATATGGATGTTACTGACAAGGCCGTCTTGAAACTAGTGGATGAAAGCCTTACCGAAAACGATGCGGTGACTATTCGGGTTTCGTCAGAATCTGATTTTTATGGCGTACTGGTTGATATGTATACGGTTCCTGGTGGAGATGGTACGGAGCGTATCGGTTACGTTGAATTCACGAAGGATCCCGAGGTTGTAGGTGCAGAAAACTTCGAGAAAAAAGTCTTTGTGAAGGATAAGGAAAATCTTCTTGCGTCCTATAGTACCAATCGATTGTCTTCCACGACCAAGTGGTTTGAGGCAAAGGCCTTCTGGGCCGACAAGAATACGTGCTTTATAGACAAGCGTGATGGCAGAGCCTATAAATCGTTACCATGGGAGACCAGGTTTGGATGGCGGAAAACCTTGCGTACGGAGATGGAAAATTCTACGATAACGATTCTATCAAGTACAGTTCTTACGGAAAGCTTTACACCTGGGCGCAGGCTTTAGATACTGCAGAAGCGATTTGTGGGGTGAGTCGTTGTAAAATAAAACGCCCGTATAAGGGTGCTTGCCCTTCTGGTTGGCATTTGCCGAGTCTGGATGAGTTCAAAACCCTTCTTGGTTTTGTGAGTGGTTTCTCGGAATATGGTTCGTCGGCGGCACTTTTGAAAACTACCTACGGATGGTCTTATAACGCATCTACCGAAGGTGGCAAGGACCGCTGGGGCTTTGGCGTTTTCCCCATAGGGTATTATTCCAGTTCATCAAATTTTAAAGGCAAGGGCGAGCAGGCGTATTTCTGGCTGGATGAAGATGTCTCTACGACTACAGCCAAGACTATGTATTTCTCTAATCATTCGGACGTAATTCTTGATACGGAAGAGTATAAGACGTATGGCTACTCTATTCGATGTGTCAAGGATGAGTAAATTGAGCCTCCGGGGGCAGTTTGGCTTCTTATTTACTTGATATTTCGTCACAGCGGTCCCTTTGGGACGTTGTTTCTTTACCAAAATAGTGCTATATTTTAGGCGTAAATTTTTCAACACCTTATTAAGGAAGGTAAAATCATGGCAAGAAAGAAGATTGCACTCGTTGGTGCTGGTCAGATTGGTGGTACTATGGCTCTCGTCCTCGCTCAGAAGCAGCTGGGTGACGTGGTCCTCATCGATATTCCGATGACTGAAGGTATGCCGAAGGGTAAGGCTCTCGACATTATGGAAGGCCGCTCCGTTATGGGCACTTCCTGCAACCTCTCCGGTTCTACCAACTATGACGATATCGCTGGTGCAGACGTCGTTATCGTTACCGCTGGCGTTCCCCGTAAGCCGGGCATGAGCCGTGACGACCTCCTGGGCATCAACTGCGGCGTTATCAAGGACGTGGGCCTCAAGATCAAGGAACTCGCTCCCAACGCATTCGTTATCGTTATCACCAACCCGCTGGACGCAATGGTGTACAACATGCAGAAGGTTACCGGCTTCGATTCCTCCAAGGTGATCGGTATGGCTGGCGTTCTCGACTCTTCTCGTCTCGCTTGCTTCGTTGCTATGGAACTGGGCGTTTCTGCTGAAGACGTTAAGGCAATCGTTATGGGCGGCCACGGTGACACCATGGTTTCCCTCTACGACTGCGTCTCCGTCGGTGGCATTCCTCTGCCGCAGCTCATGAGCAAGGAAAAGTTCGACGAACTTGCTGCTCGTACTGCTAACGCTGGTGGCGAAATCGTTTCTCTCCTCGTTCGTGGCTCTGCATTCTACAGCCCGGCAACTTCCGCTATCAAGATGGCTGAAGCTTACCTCCTGGACAAGAAGAGCGTTCTCACCTGCGCTGTCAAGCTGAACGACGAATACCAGGGTAAGGGCAAGGGCCTCTACTGTGGCGTTCCCTGCGTGATCGGCGCAAACGGTGTCGAAAAGATCTTCGAAGTTAAGATGAACGACGCTGAAATGGCTGCTTTCGAAAAGTCTATCGAAGCTTGCAAGAAGAACGCTGAATGGGTTGACGCAAACACCTAATCAGATGTAAGGGGCGTTGCCCTTTAGAACCCTTAGAAAAAGACTCTGCTGAATAAGCAGAGTCTTTTTTTATGGATTTTATGGGTAAAAAGACTTAAAGACAATGGATTTACCCATAAAAAATCGAGAAAAGTCTTGGTGCAATCTCAAATACTTGGCGGTGTTATGGGTAAAAAAGGGCGTGATAGCTCGTTTTACCCATAAAACGGTTCCTGTTTTATGTTTTGGGTTATAGATAAATTAAAAATCTGTGGGTAAAATTGAACGCCGTAAACCCATTTACCCACAAAAAAGTTAAGCTACTCATCGCTTTTCATTAAAAATTTTGATTAGTTTCCTTTCTATAAATAAGGAGGTTTCTATGACTGCTGTGATGATTATTCAGCTTTTGATTGTGCTGGCTGCCCTTTATGTGGGCTCCCGTTATGGTAGCCTTGCCTTGGGTGCGATTTCGGGTATTGGCCTTGCCATTCTGGTGCTGGGCTTTGGCATGGCTCCGGGTAAGCCGCCTACCGATGTTATCTACATCATCATTGCCGCTGTGACCTGCGCTGGTATTATGCAGGCTGCTGGCGGTATGGATTGGCTGATTCAGCTGGCGGAAAAGCTTCTCCGAAAGCACCCGAACCAGGTGATTTTCCTGGCTCCGCTTTGCACCTTCTTCCTTACGGTTCTTGTGGGCACGGGCCATGTGGTTTACACCTTGATGCCTATTATCTGCGACATTTCCCTGAAGAAGGGCATCCGTCCGGAGCGCCCCTGTGCTGTAGCATCCGTTGCGTCCCAGGTGGGCATTACCTGTTCTCCCATTGCGGCAGCGGTGGCGTCCTTCGTGGTGATTTCCAACGCCAACGGTTTTGAAATCAACAACCTTCAGGTGATTGCGGTGACCATTCCCGCTTGCCTTTGTGGTTTGGCTGCTGCTGCTGCCGTCAGCTACAAGCGCGGTCTTGACTTGGATAAGGATCCCGCTTTCCAGGCACGCTTGAAAGACCCTCAGATGAAGGAATACATGTACGGTAACACCGCCTCCCTCTTGGACAAGGAAGTCTCCAAGGAAGCACGCCGTTCCGTGTACATCTTCCTTATTGCTCTTGCTGTGATTGTGATGTTCTCTGTATTCCAGATTGCAGGTCATGATATTCGCCCCGTGGTTCCCACCGGAAAAATTGTGGATGGCGTGGCCCAGATGAAGCCCATCGGCATGAATATTATCATCCAGATTGTGATGATTTCCGCAGCGGCTTTCATGATTATTCTTTGCAAGGCTCAGCCCAAGAAGGCTGTGGCTGGTGCTGTTTGGCAGTCCGGCATGGTGGCGGTGGTTGCAATTTACGGTATTGCCTGGCTTGCCGATACCTACTTCGCCAACTACATGGATGTGATGCAGGGCGGCCTGAAGGACATTGTTCAGCATTATCCCTGGGCAATCGCCTTTGCCTTCTTTGCCGTGTCTGTGCTGATCAATTCCCAGGGCGCCGTGGTGGTGGCCATGCTCCCGCTGGCTTACAGCCTGGGCATCGAAGGCGCTGTGCTTCTGGGTGTGCTTCCCAGTGTTTACGGCTATTTCTTCATTCCCAACTATCCGTCCGACATTGCAACGGTGAACTTTGACCGTTCCGGCACCACGGTGATCGGTAAGTACCTGCTGAACCACAGTTTCATGCTGCCTGGCCTTACCAGCGTCATTGTTTCTACCATCGTGGGCAGCCTTATCGTGAAGGTTTTCTTCTAAAATTCCGCGAAAATAAGGATTTTTTCAAATCCCGGAGGATTGTTCCTGCCGGGATATTTTTGTCTTGAAAATTTCTAAATTGGGGTCGTGGAAAAATTACAAGCATATTTAACTGAATACCCTATCGTGAAGCAAGTGCTTCTGGTCATCCTCGTCTTTTTGGCGGTGAAGGTTTTTGTCTGGTCCTTTAGGAAATTTTTGGTCCGTATGTCCAAGAGGGGGATGGACCCTGCCGCAATTCCTCTTATTACGGACTTGGTCAAATATGTGGTGTATATTTCCGGGTTGATTATCGCCCTGAACATTTTCGGGGTGAATACCACGGGAATTGTGGCCATGATCAGTGCCGCAAGCCTTGCCATCGGGTTTGCCCTGAAGGATACTCTTTCCAATATTGCGTCTGGTATTGTACTTTTGTTCCTGAAGCCTTTTAAGGCGGGGGATTTGATTGAATGTGGTTCCATTAGGGGAAAAATTCTTGGAATCGGCCTGTTCAACACTACTTTGGAAACTTTAGACGGCCTGTACGTTTCTGCACCGAACAGCTCCCTTTGGGGCGCTCCCATCGTGAATTTCAGCAAAAATCCCCATAGAAGGCTGGATATCACGGTTGGCGTGTCTTACGATTCCTCCCTGGATCTGGTTATGGCCCGTCTTCGTGAGATGGTGGAGGCGGAGGCTCATTTCCTCAAGGACCCCGCTCCTGCTTTCTTTGTATCAGCCTTGGAAGATAGCGCCGTGAATGTTACGGTCCGGGTTTGGGTGAATTCCGGCGATTATGGGACCTTGCTTCAGAGGTACAATGAGGCCATCAAGCGCCTGTTTGATGAAAATGGCATCGAAATTCCCTATCCGCAGAGGGTGATTCACGTCCACGGAGACGGTTCAACGGTTTCAATCGAAAAGTAAACCAAAATACGGGCAGGAAATTCCTGCTTTTTTTTGTAAACAAAATGTAGACTTTTAAATATTGTAAAATGTCTACATTTTTGATTTTGATGTAGAAATATGTGGCTAATGTGGACTTTTTAATGTATATTATTAAACATAACAACAAGGATGTGTTTATGGGTGTTGCAAATTTCAAGTCTTTTGCCTTTCTGTTTGGCACTGCTATGGTGGCTCAGAGTGTTTGCGCTGCCGATTGGTACGCCAAGGATAATCTCCAGCCGGGTCACGACCCCAGTATGGTCCGCTTTGAAGATGGCTATGCCCTCATGACCACCAACAACCAGCTTTCCCTCTGGACTTCCGAGGACATGGTTTCCTGGAAGGCTCATGGCAAGACCATGACCACGTTTCCCCAGTGGATCTATACTTACGCTCCAACCATGGAAGATGTGTGGGCTCCTGACATTTATTACATGAATGGGGAATTCCGCGTGTATTATTGCGGTTCCGTGTTTGGCAAGCGTACTTCCGCCATTGGCTATACTGCATCCAAGTCCATTGTGCCGGGTACGGCTGGCTATGGCTGGCAGGACCGTGGACATGTGTTCCATACGGTAGCCACCGACAAGTATAACGCCATCGATGCTGATGTGGTGAAGACTACCGATGGCGAATACTGGATGGCTTTCGGTTCCTTTGGCCTTGGCATTCAGCTGATTAAGTTGGATCCCGTCAGCGGTTTCCAGGC
Coding sequences within:
- a CDS encoding FISUMP domain-containing protein translates to MAENLAYGDGKFYDNDSIKYSSYGKLYTWAQALDTAEAICGVSRCKIKRPYKGACPSGWHLPSLDEFKTLLGFVSGFSEYGSSAALLKTTYGWSYNASTEGGKDRWGFGVFPIGYYSSSSNFKGKGEQAYFWLDEDVSTTTAKTMYFSNHSDVILDTEEYKTYGYSIRCVKDE
- the mdh gene encoding malate dehydrogenase, with amino-acid sequence MARKKIALVGAGQIGGTMALVLAQKQLGDVVLIDIPMTEGMPKGKALDIMEGRSVMGTSCNLSGSTNYDDIAGADVVIVTAGVPRKPGMSRDDLLGINCGVIKDVGLKIKELAPNAFVIVITNPLDAMVYNMQKVTGFDSSKVIGMAGVLDSSRLACFVAMELGVSAEDVKAIVMGGHGDTMVSLYDCVSVGGIPLPQLMSKEKFDELAARTANAGGEIVSLLVRGSAFYSPATSAIKMAEAYLLDKKSVLTCAVKLNDEYQGKGKGLYCGVPCVIGANGVEKIFEVKMNDAEMAAFEKSIEACKKNAEWVDANT
- a CDS encoding anaerobic C4-dicarboxylate transporter produces the protein MTAVMIIQLLIVLAALYVGSRYGSLALGAISGIGLAILVLGFGMAPGKPPTDVIYIIIAAVTCAGIMQAAGGMDWLIQLAEKLLRKHPNQVIFLAPLCTFFLTVLVGTGHVVYTLMPIICDISLKKGIRPERPCAVASVASQVGITCSPIAAAVASFVVISNANGFEINNLQVIAVTIPACLCGLAAAAAVSYKRGLDLDKDPAFQARLKDPQMKEYMYGNTASLLDKEVSKEARRSVYIFLIALAVIVMFSVFQIAGHDIRPVVPTGKIVDGVAQMKPIGMNIIIQIVMISAAAFMIILCKAQPKKAVAGAVWQSGMVAVVAIYGIAWLADTYFANYMDVMQGGLKDIVQHYPWAIAFAFFAVSVLINSQGAVVVAMLPLAYSLGIEGAVLLGVLPSVYGYFFIPNYPSDIATVNFDRSGTTVIGKYLLNHSFMLPGLTSVIVSTIVGSLIVKVFF
- a CDS encoding mechanosensitive ion channel family protein, with the protein product MEKLQAYLTEYPIVKQVLLVILVFLAVKVFVWSFRKFLVRMSKRGMDPAAIPLITDLVKYVVYISGLIIALNIFGVNTTGIVAMISAASLAIGFALKDTLSNIASGIVLLFLKPFKAGDLIECGSIRGKILGIGLFNTTLETLDGLYVSAPNSSLWGAPIVNFSKNPHRRLDITVGVSYDSSLDLVMARLREMVEAEAHFLKDPAPAFFVSALEDSAVNVTVRVWVNSGDYGTLLQRYNEAIKRLFDENGIEIPYPQRVIHVHGDGSTVSIEK